In the genome of Lactobacillus intestinalis, the window AGCTTCTCTAGCTGCATTAATTCCAGCAACTAAACCACTTCCCGCACTTTCAACATAACCTTCTACCCCAGTCATCTGACCGGCAAAGAAAAGGCCGGGTCTTTGCTTTGCTTCATAACTAGCATTCAATACCTCTGGGGATGCCATGTAAGTATTTCTGTGCATTTTTCCATAACGTACAAAACGAGCATTTTCTAATCCCGGAATCATTGAAAAGACTCTCTTTTGTTCACCATATTTCAAATGAGTTTGGAAACCAACAATATTGTACATAGAAGCTGCAGCATTATCCTGACGAAGCTGAATTACTGCATATGGCAACTTACCAGTATGAGGATCTTCCAAGCCTACAGGCTTAAGAGGACCAAACAACATAGTTTTAGCCCCACGAGCAGCCATAACTTCGATTGGCATACATCCCTCAAAGACATCATCTTTTTCAAAGCCATGCATTTCAGCTGTTTCTGCATTAATCAAGGCTTTAGTAAATGCCATATATTGTTCTTTATCCATCGGACAATTTAAATATGCTGCTTCACCGCGATCATAACGAGACTTCTTATAAACAATATCCATATTAATGGAATCTGCAGCAACAATGGGAGCAGCCGCATCAAAGAAATGTAAACTATCAGTTCCAGAAAACTTTCGAATTTCTTCAGCAAGTTTATCACTAGTCAGAGGACCTGTTGCGACTACTGTAATTCCTTCAGTTGGTAATTCAGTGATTTCTTCTTCGTGGATTGTTACATTATCAAGATTATGAATAGTGTCAGTAATATATTTGCTAAAACGATCTCTATCTACTGCTAGAGCTCCACCTGCTGGCACTTGAGTTTTATCGGCTGCTTTTAGAATCAATGAATCTAAGTGACGCATCTCTTCTTTTAAAAGTCCCACTGCGTTAGATAATTGATTAGAGCGCATAGAATTGGTACATACTAATTCTGCAAGTTCTCCCGTTTCATGGGCTGGAGTTGACTTCTTGGGTCTCATTTCATAAAGATCAACATGAACTCCTCTTTTAGCTAATTGCCAAGTGGCTTCACTACCGGCTAAGCCGCCACCAATTACAGTTACATTAGGCATTAATTTCATCCCTTACTAAAAAATTTATATATATAAGAATATCATCAAACCAGATAGTTTGATGATATCAAATACGTTTTTTTATTTAATCTTATTTTTCTTCTTGTGGATCCTCACGATAGTCACCATTTGGACAAAGAACAACTAATCCTTTTTTCGTCTTCTTTTGAACTAGAAAGTGACCGTCATTTGGACAATTTCGACTGATTGGTTGATCCCATGAAACAAAATCACAGTCGGGATACCGAGAACAGCCATAGAATTTACGATTCTTTTTAGACTTCTTTTCCACTACTTCGCCCTTACCACATTTAGGACAAGTGACACCGATTTTCTTAACGATCGGCTTAGTGTTGCGACAATCCGGGAATCTAGAACAAGCATAAAACTTACCATACTTTCCCATCTTAATTACCATTGGTGCCCCACAAATATCACAATTGAATCCAGCTGGTTCATCTTTAATTTGAATCTTTTCAATTTCTTTATCAGCTGTAGTTAATTCCTTTTTAAAGGGATGGTAATATTCATCAATAACTTTTACCCAATCCTTTTTCCCGTCTTCAACTCCATCTAGTTCATTTTCTAGAGTGGCAGTATAGTCAACATCAGTAATATCTGGGAAAAATTCTTCAATTAAGCTATCGACAATTTCTCCAAGTTCGGTTGGGACAATTGAACGTCCTTCAAGTTTAACATAATAACGTCGTTGAATAGTATCAATAGTTGGCGCATAGGTTGATGGGCGCCCTACTCCATTTTCTTCTAGTGCTCTAACAAGACTAGCTTCAGTATAGCGAGCCGGTGGCAAAGTAAAGTGTTGCTTATTATCGGATTTTTCCATCTTAACTTTGTCGCCTTCATTTAAATCAGGTAATTCAACGTTCTTTTCTTGTTGATTATCATAAACTTTAGTAAAACCAGCAAAATTCAATTTAGAACCAGTTGTTCTAAAGATTACCCCATTTTGAACAATATCTGCTCGTACAGTATCATACACAGCTGCCGTCATTTCACTAGCTAAAAATCTTGACCAGATCAGCTTATACAAACGATATTGCTCAGTAGTCAAAACTTTCTTCAAAGATTCTGGTGTACGATAGACACTAGTTGGACGAATAGCTTCATGGGCATCTTGAGCATCTTCTTGGTTCTTAAAATGGCGTTGGCTTTTAGCAGCATATTCTGCACCATAGTTTTCATGCAAGAACTTAGAAGCTTCTGCTTGAGCAACTGGAGAGGTACGTTTAGAGTCAGTTCTCATATAGGTAATTAACCCTACAGTTCCTTGCTTTCCCAAACTAATTCCTTCATAAAGTTGCTGAGCAATACTCATGGTTCTTCTAGTTCTGTATCCCAGTCGCTTATTAGCCTCTTGTTGCATAGTAGAAGTAGTAAATGGTGCAGGTGGCTGGCGACGCCGTTGTCTTGTAACGACTTTCTCAACTTCAAAATCTTTCTTTTTATCGATTTTTGATAAAACTTCTTGAACTGCTTCATTGTTTGGCAATTCTTTCTTTTTACCATCTATGCCATAAAAACTAGATTTAAACAGCTTCTTGTCTTTTTCAAAGTCTGCATCAATCGTCCAGTATTCTTTGGGTTTAAAGTTTTTGATCTCTTTTTCACGATCAATTACTAATTTAAGAGCAACTGATTGAACACGACCCGCACTAAGTCCTTTTTTGACTTTTGCCCATAAGATTGGAGAAAGCGAGTAACCTACTATTCTATCTAATACACGACGTGCTTGTTGTGCATTAACTGTATCCATATCAATGGTACGGGGATGCTTAAAACTTTCTTTCACTGCATCTTTAGTAACTTCGTTAAAGGTTACTCGATTTTTAGCATTTTCGTCTAGGTTTAGAGCATGTGCAACGTGCCAAGCGATCGCTTCACCTTCACGATCCGGGTCAGAGGCCAAATAAACATCTTTAGCCTTCTTAGCTTCACTCTTAAGTTCCTTGATTGTATCCCCTTTACCACGGATAGAAATATATTTTGGCTTATAATTATTATCAAAATCTATTCCCATTTGTGATTTAGGGAGATCACGAATATGGCCCTTTGAAGCAATTACATGATAATTACTTCCCAAATACTTTTCAATAGTTTTAGCCTTTGCTGGCGATTCTACAATTACAAGTGTTTTTTTCTTCTTTTTAGATTTTGTTTTCTTTTTAGTAGTAGGCATTGAATGCCTCCTTTTATTAATTTTTTAAAATAATACTATGTTGAGAATAAAATACCTATCTCTAAATTGTCAAATATTTTTGTAATCGCTAGCAAAAAAATAAATTTTATTCTATGTTTTGAAAAGGCTCTTCAAGCTTAAAATCAACTATTGGGATAGCCCCAACTTCAATTAAACGATTTGGTCCTTTAGATAAATCACATGTAATTGGTCCAGGGACTGCATAAACATCACGATTTTCATGTAATGCCATATTAGCAGTGATTAAAGAGCCTGATTGTTCTCGGGCTTCAGTTACAATTACTAAATCTGATAGACCAGCCAAAATTCGATTGCGTTCAGGAAAACGAAATGGTTTAGGTGGCGTATCAGGTAAGTATTCGCTGATTAATAACCCTTTTTCTACAATTTCCTGTTGGAGAAACTGATTCTGAGCTGGATAAAAATGATTTATTCCATTTCCTACCACCGCCACTGTTTTTCCGCCATGGTGTAATGCAGATCCATGAGCCATTCCATCTACACCTCTGGCAAGCCCGCTAGCGATTACATACTTTTTAATTAAATTAGGCATTAATTCATCAATCACAACTTGACTGTAGTTAGTAGCTTGTCTAGCTCCAACAATAGTTGCAATTGGCCTCTTTAATAAATTGGTATTTCCCCGTGCAAAAAGAATCAATGGTGGTTGATATATTTGCCGTAATTTATTCGGATAAAGATCATCGAAAAAGCTTATTACACTACATTGCTTTCTAATACGATCAATGATTTTTTCATATTTTTCGTTATAAAAAGCTTGTAAGCTACTTTCAATAAGCTTTTCTGGTAAATCAAGTTGTTTTAGCTGAGCAGCTTCTACCTTTTCAGAATCAAGCTGGCTAGCAATTTGCAACATTTTTACATATCCAATACCGCGTTCTAATTTTAATCGTAATAAAAAGTCTGTTTTATTCATGTAAAAACCTCCATTTATAAGTACGCAAAAATAGAGGTTTTACTTTTATTTAGTTGAGCATGCTTTTTATTGGTTCAAAGCTTTTACGATGAATCGGAGTAGGACCAAATTTATTAAGAGCATCCAGATGATCTTTAGTCCCATATCCTGCATTTTTACTAAACTTGTATTGAGGATATAGAGCATCATAATCGTCCATCAATTTATCTCTAAATACTTTAGCTACAATCGAAGCAGCTGCAATGGAGTTTGATTTTGCATCACCTTTGATCAACTTAATTTGAGGAATAGCTATGGGAACATCCATTGCATCAACGAGCAGAGCATCTGGTTTTCGATCTAAATTTTTAACAGCTTCTGCCATGGCCAAGCGATCGGCTTCATAAATATTAATTTCATCAATGACTTGAGCATTTTTAATGCCAATTCCTACACTGACAGCTTTTTCTAGAATTTTAGGATAAAGTTCAAGCCTTCTTTTTGGGGACAGCTTTTTAGAATCATTAACATCGATCAAATCAAAATTTTCATCAATAATGACAGCCGCAGTAACTACTGGGCCAGCAAGAGGCCCGCGCCCTACTTCATCAACACCTGCCACTAGTTGACTATTTTTCCAGAATCTTCTTTCATATTGAAAACGACTTAAGAATTGTTCTTTTTTCTTAAGTAAAAGTTCCTGTTTTCTTTTATAAGTTGTTAAAAGTTTTTGGACTCCACTTCTAGGATCGTTTTTTAAAGCCGCGAATTCTTCTTCACTCACACCATTGTTGAGCAATTCTTTAATTTCTTTGATTGTCATGGTCTATCTAATGTGATCCTTCCAATTTTGCCTTTACGCAATCTTTGAAGCATATACAACGAAAAGCGATCATAATCATCTCTCATTCCATATTGCTGAGTCATGGCTAAAAGCAAATCAGGATCGTTAATGTTTTCAAGTTCAGCCTTATCAATATGTGCAAACTTTGCTAAATCATTTGGATAATATTGCCGCAAATTTTTCAAAACGAATAATGCTACATCATCTGCATGAAAAATACTATCTTTAATTGCTCCAAAGGCTGCCAATTTATAACCTACTTCTTGATCTTCAAACTTTGGCCATAAAATTCCCGGTGTATCAAGAATTTGAATATTAGATTGGGTTTTCAACCAAGTTTGCCCTTTTGTAACGCCTGGGCGATTACCAACTTCTGCGACATTACGTCCCACTAAGCGGTTAATAATGGTAGATTTTCCGCAATTAGGGATGCCCGCTAACGCAATTCTGATTGTAGGATGGACAGCACCTTTTTCTTCAAGTTTTTTAGTTTTGGA includes:
- the trmFO gene encoding methylenetetrahydrofolate--tRNA-(uracil(54)-C(5))-methyltransferase (FADH(2)-oxidizing) TrmFO, which produces MPNVTVIGGGLAGSEATWQLAKRGVHVDLYEMRPKKSTPAHETGELAELVCTNSMRSNQLSNAVGLLKEEMRHLDSLILKAADKTQVPAGGALAVDRDRFSKYITDTIHNLDNVTIHEEEITELPTEGITVVATGPLTSDKLAEEIRKFSGTDSLHFFDAAAPIVAADSINMDIVYKKSRYDRGEAAYLNCPMDKEQYMAFTKALINAETAEMHGFEKDDVFEGCMPIEVMAARGAKTMLFGPLKPVGLEDPHTGKLPYAVIQLRQDNAAASMYNIVGFQTHLKYGEQKRVFSMIPGLENARFVRYGKMHRNTYMASPEVLNASYEAKQRPGLFFAGQMTGVEGYVESAGSGLVAGINAAREALGEEVAIFPKDTALGSMANYVTTTNPKHFQPMNASFALLPGLEGKKIRNKKERHLKISERGLESLDKFKAEVLENN
- the topA gene encoding type I DNA topoisomerase — encoded protein: MPTTKKKTKSKKKKKTLVIVESPAKAKTIEKYLGSNYHVIASKGHIRDLPKSQMGIDFDNNYKPKYISIRGKGDTIKELKSEAKKAKDVYLASDPDREGEAIAWHVAHALNLDENAKNRVTFNEVTKDAVKESFKHPRTIDMDTVNAQQARRVLDRIVGYSLSPILWAKVKKGLSAGRVQSVALKLVIDREKEIKNFKPKEYWTIDADFEKDKKLFKSSFYGIDGKKKELPNNEAVQEVLSKIDKKKDFEVEKVVTRQRRRQPPAPFTTSTMQQEANKRLGYRTRRTMSIAQQLYEGISLGKQGTVGLITYMRTDSKRTSPVAQAEASKFLHENYGAEYAAKSQRHFKNQEDAQDAHEAIRPTSVYRTPESLKKVLTTEQYRLYKLIWSRFLASEMTAAVYDTVRADIVQNGVIFRTTGSKLNFAGFTKVYDNQQEKNVELPDLNEGDKVKMEKSDNKQHFTLPPARYTEASLVRALEENGVGRPSTYAPTIDTIQRRYYVKLEGRSIVPTELGEIVDSLIEEFFPDITDVDYTATLENELDGVEDGKKDWVKVIDEYYHPFKKELTTADKEIEKIQIKDEPAGFNCDICGAPMVIKMGKYGKFYACSRFPDCRNTKPIVKKIGVTCPKCGKGEVVEKKSKKNRKFYGCSRYPDCDFVSWDQPISRNCPNDGHFLVQKKTKKGLVVLCPNGDYREDPQEEK
- the dprA gene encoding DNA-processing protein DprA, with the protein product MNKTDFLLRLKLERGIGYVKMLQIASQLDSEKVEAAQLKQLDLPEKLIESSLQAFYNEKYEKIIDRIRKQCSVISFFDDLYPNKLRQIYQPPLILFARGNTNLLKRPIATIVGARQATNYSQVVIDELMPNLIKKYVIASGLARGVDGMAHGSALHHGGKTVAVVGNGINHFYPAQNQFLQQEIVEKGLLISEYLPDTPPKPFRFPERNRILAGLSDLVIVTEAREQSGSLITANMALHENRDVYAVPGPITCDLSKGPNRLIEVGAIPIVDFKLEEPFQNIE
- a CDS encoding ribonuclease HII yields the protein MTIKEIKELLNNGVSEEEFAALKNDPRSGVQKLLTTYKRKQELLLKKKEQFLSRFQYERRFWKNSQLVAGVDEVGRGPLAGPVVTAAVIIDENFDLIDVNDSKKLSPKRRLELYPKILEKAVSVGIGIKNAQVIDEINIYEADRLAMAEAVKNLDRKPDALLVDAMDVPIAIPQIKLIKGDAKSNSIAAASIVAKVFRDKLMDDYDALYPQYKFSKNAGYGTKDHLDALNKFGPTPIHRKSFEPIKSMLN
- the ylqF gene encoding ribosome biogenesis GTPase YlqF yields the protein MSTIQWYPGHMNKARNQLEDKLGLIDVIVEVLDARIPKSSRNPMIEDLVGNKPHLIILNKADLADPVMTKMWQKELQQPGKFVMAMDSLHNTNMQALIKMIKKAASSKTKKLEEKGAVHPTIRIALAGIPNCGKSTIINRLVGRNVAEVGNRPGVTKGQTWLKTQSNIQILDTPGILWPKFEDQEVGYKLAAFGAIKDSIFHADDVALFVLKNLRQYYPNDLAKFAHIDKAELENINDPDLLLAMTQQYGMRDDYDRFSLYMLQRLRKGKIGRITLDRP